The Bombus fervidus isolate BK054 chromosome 3, iyBomFerv1, whole genome shotgun sequence genome includes a window with the following:
- the LOC139998394 gene encoding transcription factor hamlet isoform X3, with the protein MNGLDLSRPTVDSKMNGSSDEGESMSGTPAGGGTGGTGENQEMEENGSIRGGSNSASNLVYRDLKALHATSVHDVSQDYNPQSRPAYQCGYSPAMDKQHQNYEKEQHRPPSSRDEEKSSWEYGEKADRKEYLRSRDAVYRNEAYQDATKQEQKEQSNREWVSPVPEVEVGGSAPGGPQVRARKDIPRGARFGPFLGKWASEPFNPRYAWEVRTAGSGVRGWLDASHETNNWLKYVRSTSSPHTVNMRHVLIGGQMVYEAVRDITAGEELLLGVREPLQLQDMLGENTTEDRSDRETASQHSGTVDEDKEDEEEGETRCPVCDKPFQDIELLDSHLITCHRYPAEQHRCDNCPRAYAWRPLLVRHRAIVHGDLRNYPCENCPKVFTDPSNLQRHIRTHHVGARSHACTECGKTFATSSGLKQHTHIHSSVKPFQCEVCFKAYTQFSNLCRHKRMHADCRMQIKCVKCGQSFSTVTSLSKHKRFCDSTPPTGPPGAMPQLPTPAPSPFLVYPRPPVSLPGGLPFYPPSLMGPYPGIFPNAPNFLNTPLLFPPKVEEAEKRSDSPKKERFTPPRVLPQHSKVSPSTAEEATSSFRPSPARPPVQPTPESDDDPSKKRETNRNNEKKTDSEHAPATTNEETTDQPLDLRVQTKKERKNSNIAERKSRSPSPTPAPMEEAPPPPDPPKPEEETPVPMEVDSKDVPNSPQLRTSLPTEQPPTTTPPHMAYPRPIHPMLLEAMYRGPTSSFPGFPGGPPPPGSATPESRLLPPLPPFGPPRGLPFLGTFMNGLSGARPGGGGFDLLARPPLGPFPGVKPFQEAVIAPHHHHHHHHAHGKMKDRYSCKFCGKVFPRSANLTRHLRTHTGEQPYKCKYCERSFSISSNLQRHVRNIHDKQRPFKCPLCERCFGQQTNLDRHLKKHEADDGSGVVSVADSPGSSNENEREDTYFDEIRSFMGKVTYGGEAGYGLPPHPAYLPSRLHEMHESKMETEYDEDEDSEEGVSPLDETDGLSPAEAKESTPPPQYDLKLREKQELLNNNTAEPVIEIST; encoded by the exons GAAGCAGTGACGAAGGCGAGTCGATGTCTGGCACGCCGGCCGGTGGAGGTACGGGGGGAACCGGCGAAAATCAAGAAATGGAGGAAAACGGTTCGATTCGTGGCGGCAGCAACTCTGCCAGTAATCTGGTATACAGAGATCTGAAGGCTCTTCACGCGACCAGTGTCCACGACGTGTCTCAGGATTATAATCCGCAATCAAGGCCGGCTTATCAATGTGGCTACTCGCCCGCCATGGACAAGCAACATCAGAATTACGAAAAGGAACAGCATAGACCACCTTCATCCAGGGACGAGGAGAAATCTTCGTGGGAATACGGCGAGAAGGCTGACAGGAAGGAGTATTTGAGATCACGAGACGCCGTCTACAGGAACGAAGCGTATC AGGACGCGACCAAACAGGAACAAAAGGAGCAATCTAACCGCGAGTGGGTATCACCGGTACCGGAAGTGGAGGTGGGAGGTTCGGCACCGGGCGGCCCTCAGGTTCGAGCGCGGAAGGACATTCCACGGGGTGCGAGATTCGGCCCTTTTCTTGGAAAATGGGCGAGCGAGCCTTTCAACCCCCGTTACGCGTGGGAG GTTCGTACAGCTGGAAGTGGAGTCAGGGGGTGGTTGGACGCATCCCACGAAACAAATAATTGGTTGAAGTATGTTCGAAGCACTAGCAGTCCGCACACCGTTAATATGCGACACGTGCTTATTGGTGGACAG ATGGTGTACGAAGCGGTGCGGGATATAACGGCGGGTGAAGAGCTGCTTCTCGGTGTTCGAGAACCTCTTCAACTTCAGGATATGCTTGGTGAAAATACTACCGAGGACAGAAGCGATCGAGAGACCG CCTCGCAGCACAGTGGGACCGTAGACGAAGATAAAGAAGACGAGGAGGAAGGGGAGACCAGATGCCCTGTCTGCGACAAACCGTTTCAAGATATTGAACT ATTGGACAGTCACTTGATAACGTGTCACAGATATCCGGCGGAACAGCATCGCTGCGACAATTGTCCTCGTGCGTACGCCTGGCGACCACTGTTGGTTCGTCATCGTGCGATCGTTCACGGTGATCTCCGAAACTATCCCTGCGAGAACTGTCCGAAG GTCTTCACGGACCCGTCGAACCTCCAGCGTCACATCAGGACCCACCACGTGGGCGCGAGAAGTCACGCGTGCACCGAATGCGGAAAGACGTTCGCCACCAGTTCCGGTCTCAAGCAGCACACTCATATTCACAGCAGCGTGAAACCGTTTCAGTGCGAGGTGTGCTTCAAGGCATACACGCAGTTCTCGAACCTATGCCGACACAAACGCATGCACGCTGATTGTCGTATGCAGATCAAATGCGTTAAGTGCGGGCAGTCCTTCAGCACGGTTACCTCGTTATCAAAGCATAAGCGATTCTGCGACTCAACACCACCGACCGGTCCACCTGGCGCCATGCCTCAGTTACCAACCCCAGCGCCGAGTCCTTTTTTGGTGTATCCGAGACCTCCGGTCAGTCTCCCAGGAGGGTTACCTTTCTATCCACCAAGCTTGATGGGACCCTATCCGGGAATCTTCCCGAACGCTCCTAACTTTTTGAACACTCCGCTCTTGTTCCCGCCGAAAGTTGAGGAAGCTGAGAAAAGGAGCGACAGTCCAAAGAAAGAGCGCTTCACCCCGCCGAGAGTACTGCCGCAGCATAGTAAAGTATCTCCATCCACTGCTGAGGAGGCTACGTCCTCGTTCAGACCATCTCCAGCTAGGCCACCTGTCCAGCCAACTCCCGAGAGCGACGACGATCCCTCTAAGAAACGGGAGACCAAcagaaacaacgagaaaaagaCGGATTCTGAACATGCCCCGGCAACCACGAACGAAGAGACGACGGATCAACCTTTAGATCTGAGAGTCCAAACGAAGAAGGAacggaaaaattcaaatatcgcagagagaaagagtcgtAGCCCGTCACCAACGCCAGCGCCGATGGAAGAAGCACCACCTCCTCCAGATCCTCCAAAACCCGAGGAAGAGACGCCCGTGCCAATGGAGGTCGATTCCAAGGATGTGCCCAACAGCCCGCAGCTGAGAACCAGCCTACCCACGGAACAACCACCTACCACCACACCACCGCACATGGCGTATCCCAGACCGATTCACCCGATGTTGCTGGAGGCCATGTATCGCGGACCAACTAGTTCCTTTCCAGGATTTCCAGGTGGACCGCCGCCTCCTGGTAGTGCAACCCCGGAATCCAGACTGCTACCACCGCTACCACCCTTTGGACCACCGCGTGGGCTTCCTTTTTTAGGGACATTTATGAACGGGCTCAGCGGCGCTAGGCCAGGAGGCGGAGGATTCGACCTGCTTGCCAGGCCGCCGTTGGGACCGTTCCCCGGCGTGAAGCCGTTCCAAGAGGCCGTGATCGCGCCCCAtcaccatcatcatcatcatcacgCCCACGGCAAAATGAAAGACCGATATTCCTGCAAGTTCTGCGGGAAGGTGTTCCCCCGATCCGCCAATTTGACCAGACATTTGCGTACGCATACCGGTGAACAGCCTTACAAATGTAAGTATTGCGAGCGATCCTTCAGCATCTCCAGTAATCTTCAGCGGCACGTGAGGAATATTCACGACAAACAGAGACCTTTCAAGTGTCCACTTTGCGAGAGATGCTTTGGCCAACAGACAAATTTAGACAGACACCTGAAGAAACACGAAGCCGACGACGGTAGTGGCGTTGTTTCCGTGGCGGATTCACCGGGAAGCAGCAACGAAAACGAACGAGAGGACACGTACTTCGACGAAATCAGATCGTTCATGGGAAAGGTGACTTATGGTGGCGAGGCTGGCTATGGATTGCCCCCACACCCGGCCTATTTACCTAGTCGACTTCACGAGATGCACGAGTCCAAGATGGAAACGGAATACGACGAAGACGAGGATAGCGAGGAAGGAGTCTCTCCTTTGGATGAAACGGATGGCTTGTCACCCGCAGAGGCTAAAGAATCCACTCCACCACCGCAATACGATTTGAAGCTGAGGGAGAAGCAGGAACTGCTCAACAATAACACGGCCGAGCCTGTTATCGAGATTTCCACATAG
- the LOC139998394 gene encoding transcription factor hamlet isoform X4, translated as MVNCDRVVQGSSDEGESMSGTPAGGGTGGTGENQEMEENGSIRGGSNSASNLVYRDLKALHATSVHDVSQDYNPQSRPAYQCGYSPAMDKQHQNYEKEQHRPPSSRDEEKSSWEYGEKADRKEYLRSRDAVYRNEAYQDATKQEQKEQSNREWVSPVPEVEVGGSAPGGPQVRARKDIPRGARFGPFLGKWASEPFNPRYAWEVRTAGSGVRGWLDASHETNNWLKYVRSTSSPHTVNMRHVLIGGQMVYEAVRDITAGEELLLGVREPLQLQDMLGENTTEDRSDRETASQHSGTVDEDKEDEEEGETRCPVCDKPFQDIELLDSHLITCHRYPAEQHRCDNCPRAYAWRPLLVRHRAIVHGDLRNYPCENCPKSDKPQVFTDPSNLQRHIRTHHVGARSHACTECGKTFATSSGLKQHTHIHSSVKPFQCEVCFKAYTQFSNLCRHKRMHADCRMQIKCVKCGQSFSTVTSLSKHKRFCDSTPPTGPPGAMPQLPTPAPSPFLVYPRPPVSLPGGLPFYPPSLMGPYPGIFPNAPNFLNTPLLFPPKVEEAEKRSDSPKKERFTPPRVLPQHSKVSPSTAEEATSSFRPSPARPPVQPTPESDDDPSKKRETNRNNEKKTDSEHAPATTNEETTDQPLDLRVQTKKERKNSNIAERKSRSPSPTPAPMEEAPPPPDPPKPEEETPVPMEVDSKDVPNSPQLRTSLPTEQPPTTTPPHMAYPRPIHPMLLEAMYRGPTSSFPGFPGGPPPPGSATPESRLLPPLPPFGPPRGLPFLGTFMNGLSGARPGGGGFDLLARPPLGPFPGVKPFQEAVIAPHHHHHHHHAHGKMKDRYSCKFCGKVFPRSANLTRHLRTHTGEQPYKCKYCERSFSISSNLQRHVRNIHDKQRPFKCPLCERCFGQQTNLDRHLKKHEADDGSGVVSVADSPGSSNENEREDTYFDEIRSFMGKVTYGGEAGYGLPPHPAYLPSRLHEMHESKMETEYDEDEDSEEGVSPLDETDGLSPAEAKESTPPPQYDLKLREKQELLNNNTAEPVIEIST; from the exons GAAGCAGTGACGAAGGCGAGTCGATGTCTGGCACGCCGGCCGGTGGAGGTACGGGGGGAACCGGCGAAAATCAAGAAATGGAGGAAAACGGTTCGATTCGTGGCGGCAGCAACTCTGCCAGTAATCTGGTATACAGAGATCTGAAGGCTCTTCACGCGACCAGTGTCCACGACGTGTCTCAGGATTATAATCCGCAATCAAGGCCGGCTTATCAATGTGGCTACTCGCCCGCCATGGACAAGCAACATCAGAATTACGAAAAGGAACAGCATAGACCACCTTCATCCAGGGACGAGGAGAAATCTTCGTGGGAATACGGCGAGAAGGCTGACAGGAAGGAGTATTTGAGATCACGAGACGCCGTCTACAGGAACGAAGCGTATC AGGACGCGACCAAACAGGAACAAAAGGAGCAATCTAACCGCGAGTGGGTATCACCGGTACCGGAAGTGGAGGTGGGAGGTTCGGCACCGGGCGGCCCTCAGGTTCGAGCGCGGAAGGACATTCCACGGGGTGCGAGATTCGGCCCTTTTCTTGGAAAATGGGCGAGCGAGCCTTTCAACCCCCGTTACGCGTGGGAG GTTCGTACAGCTGGAAGTGGAGTCAGGGGGTGGTTGGACGCATCCCACGAAACAAATAATTGGTTGAAGTATGTTCGAAGCACTAGCAGTCCGCACACCGTTAATATGCGACACGTGCTTATTGGTGGACAG ATGGTGTACGAAGCGGTGCGGGATATAACGGCGGGTGAAGAGCTGCTTCTCGGTGTTCGAGAACCTCTTCAACTTCAGGATATGCTTGGTGAAAATACTACCGAGGACAGAAGCGATCGAGAGACCG CCTCGCAGCACAGTGGGACCGTAGACGAAGATAAAGAAGACGAGGAGGAAGGGGAGACCAGATGCCCTGTCTGCGACAAACCGTTTCAAGATATTGAACT ATTGGACAGTCACTTGATAACGTGTCACAGATATCCGGCGGAACAGCATCGCTGCGACAATTGTCCTCGTGCGTACGCCTGGCGACCACTGTTGGTTCGTCATCGTGCGATCGTTCACGGTGATCTCCGAAACTATCCCTGCGAGAACTGTCCGAAG TCGGACAAACCGCAGGTCTTCACGGACCCGTCGAACCTCCAGCGTCACATCAGGACCCACCACGTGGGCGCGAGAAGTCACGCGTGCACCGAATGCGGAAAGACGTTCGCCACCAGTTCCGGTCTCAAGCAGCACACTCATATTCACAGCAGCGTGAAACCGTTTCAGTGCGAGGTGTGCTTCAAGGCATACACGCAGTTCTCGAACCTATGCCGACACAAACGCATGCACGCTGATTGTCGTATGCAGATCAAATGCGTTAAGTGCGGGCAGTCCTTCAGCACGGTTACCTCGTTATCAAAGCATAAGCGATTCTGCGACTCAACACCACCGACCGGTCCACCTGGCGCCATGCCTCAGTTACCAACCCCAGCGCCGAGTCCTTTTTTGGTGTATCCGAGACCTCCGGTCAGTCTCCCAGGAGGGTTACCTTTCTATCCACCAAGCTTGATGGGACCCTATCCGGGAATCTTCCCGAACGCTCCTAACTTTTTGAACACTCCGCTCTTGTTCCCGCCGAAAGTTGAGGAAGCTGAGAAAAGGAGCGACAGTCCAAAGAAAGAGCGCTTCACCCCGCCGAGAGTACTGCCGCAGCATAGTAAAGTATCTCCATCCACTGCTGAGGAGGCTACGTCCTCGTTCAGACCATCTCCAGCTAGGCCACCTGTCCAGCCAACTCCCGAGAGCGACGACGATCCCTCTAAGAAACGGGAGACCAAcagaaacaacgagaaaaagaCGGATTCTGAACATGCCCCGGCAACCACGAACGAAGAGACGACGGATCAACCTTTAGATCTGAGAGTCCAAACGAAGAAGGAacggaaaaattcaaatatcgcagagagaaagagtcgtAGCCCGTCACCAACGCCAGCGCCGATGGAAGAAGCACCACCTCCTCCAGATCCTCCAAAACCCGAGGAAGAGACGCCCGTGCCAATGGAGGTCGATTCCAAGGATGTGCCCAACAGCCCGCAGCTGAGAACCAGCCTACCCACGGAACAACCACCTACCACCACACCACCGCACATGGCGTATCCCAGACCGATTCACCCGATGTTGCTGGAGGCCATGTATCGCGGACCAACTAGTTCCTTTCCAGGATTTCCAGGTGGACCGCCGCCTCCTGGTAGTGCAACCCCGGAATCCAGACTGCTACCACCGCTACCACCCTTTGGACCACCGCGTGGGCTTCCTTTTTTAGGGACATTTATGAACGGGCTCAGCGGCGCTAGGCCAGGAGGCGGAGGATTCGACCTGCTTGCCAGGCCGCCGTTGGGACCGTTCCCCGGCGTGAAGCCGTTCCAAGAGGCCGTGATCGCGCCCCAtcaccatcatcatcatcatcacgCCCACGGCAAAATGAAAGACCGATATTCCTGCAAGTTCTGCGGGAAGGTGTTCCCCCGATCCGCCAATTTGACCAGACATTTGCGTACGCATACCGGTGAACAGCCTTACAAATGTAAGTATTGCGAGCGATCCTTCAGCATCTCCAGTAATCTTCAGCGGCACGTGAGGAATATTCACGACAAACAGAGACCTTTCAAGTGTCCACTTTGCGAGAGATGCTTTGGCCAACAGACAAATTTAGACAGACACCTGAAGAAACACGAAGCCGACGACGGTAGTGGCGTTGTTTCCGTGGCGGATTCACCGGGAAGCAGCAACGAAAACGAACGAGAGGACACGTACTTCGACGAAATCAGATCGTTCATGGGAAAGGTGACTTATGGTGGCGAGGCTGGCTATGGATTGCCCCCACACCCGGCCTATTTACCTAGTCGACTTCACGAGATGCACGAGTCCAAGATGGAAACGGAATACGACGAAGACGAGGATAGCGAGGAAGGAGTCTCTCCTTTGGATGAAACGGATGGCTTGTCACCCGCAGAGGCTAAAGAATCCACTCCACCACCGCAATACGATTTGAAGCTGAGGGAGAAGCAGGAACTGCTCAACAATAACACGGCCGAGCCTGTTATCGAGATTTCCACATAG
- the LOC139998394 gene encoding transcription factor hamlet isoform X2: MRSKPVARRLPQGSSDEGESMSGTPAGGGTGGTGENQEMEENGSIRGGSNSASNLVYRDLKALHATSVHDVSQDYNPQSRPAYQCGYSPAMDKQHQNYEKEQHRPPSSRDEEKSSWEYGEKADRKEYLRSRDAVYRNEAYQDATKQEQKEQSNREWVSPVPEVEVGGSAPGGPQVRARKDIPRGARFGPFLGKWASEPFNPRYAWEVRTAGSGVRGWLDASHETNNWLKYVRSTSSPHTVNMRHVLIGGQMVYEAVRDITAGEELLLGVREPLQLQDMLGENTTEDRSDRETASQHSGTVDEDKEDEEEGETRCPVCDKPFQDIELLDSHLITCHRYPAEQHRCDNCPRAYAWRPLLVRHRAIVHGDLRNYPCENCPKSDKPQVFTDPSNLQRHIRTHHVGARSHACTECGKTFATSSGLKQHTHIHSSVKPFQCEVCFKAYTQFSNLCRHKRMHADCRMQIKCVKCGQSFSTVTSLSKHKRFCDSTPPTGPPGAMPQLPTPAPSPFLVYPRPPVSLPGGLPFYPPSLMGPYPGIFPNAPNFLNTPLLFPPKVEEAEKRSDSPKKERFTPPRVLPQHSKVSPSTAEEATSSFRPSPARPPVQPTPESDDDPSKKRETNRNNEKKTDSEHAPATTNEETTDQPLDLRVQTKKERKNSNIAERKSRSPSPTPAPMEEAPPPPDPPKPEEETPVPMEVDSKDVPNSPQLRTSLPTEQPPTTTPPHMAYPRPIHPMLLEAMYRGPTSSFPGFPGGPPPPGSATPESRLLPPLPPFGPPRGLPFLGTFMNGLSGARPGGGGFDLLARPPLGPFPGVKPFQEAVIAPHHHHHHHHAHGKMKDRYSCKFCGKVFPRSANLTRHLRTHTGEQPYKCKYCERSFSISSNLQRHVRNIHDKQRPFKCPLCERCFGQQTNLDRHLKKHEADDGSGVVSVADSPGSSNENEREDTYFDEIRSFMGKVTYGGEAGYGLPPHPAYLPSRLHEMHESKMETEYDEDEDSEEGVSPLDETDGLSPAEAKESTPPPQYDLKLREKQELLNNNTAEPVIEIST, from the exons GAAGCAGTGACGAAGGCGAGTCGATGTCTGGCACGCCGGCCGGTGGAGGTACGGGGGGAACCGGCGAAAATCAAGAAATGGAGGAAAACGGTTCGATTCGTGGCGGCAGCAACTCTGCCAGTAATCTGGTATACAGAGATCTGAAGGCTCTTCACGCGACCAGTGTCCACGACGTGTCTCAGGATTATAATCCGCAATCAAGGCCGGCTTATCAATGTGGCTACTCGCCCGCCATGGACAAGCAACATCAGAATTACGAAAAGGAACAGCATAGACCACCTTCATCCAGGGACGAGGAGAAATCTTCGTGGGAATACGGCGAGAAGGCTGACAGGAAGGAGTATTTGAGATCACGAGACGCCGTCTACAGGAACGAAGCGTATC AGGACGCGACCAAACAGGAACAAAAGGAGCAATCTAACCGCGAGTGGGTATCACCGGTACCGGAAGTGGAGGTGGGAGGTTCGGCACCGGGCGGCCCTCAGGTTCGAGCGCGGAAGGACATTCCACGGGGTGCGAGATTCGGCCCTTTTCTTGGAAAATGGGCGAGCGAGCCTTTCAACCCCCGTTACGCGTGGGAG GTTCGTACAGCTGGAAGTGGAGTCAGGGGGTGGTTGGACGCATCCCACGAAACAAATAATTGGTTGAAGTATGTTCGAAGCACTAGCAGTCCGCACACCGTTAATATGCGACACGTGCTTATTGGTGGACAG ATGGTGTACGAAGCGGTGCGGGATATAACGGCGGGTGAAGAGCTGCTTCTCGGTGTTCGAGAACCTCTTCAACTTCAGGATATGCTTGGTGAAAATACTACCGAGGACAGAAGCGATCGAGAGACCG CCTCGCAGCACAGTGGGACCGTAGACGAAGATAAAGAAGACGAGGAGGAAGGGGAGACCAGATGCCCTGTCTGCGACAAACCGTTTCAAGATATTGAACT ATTGGACAGTCACTTGATAACGTGTCACAGATATCCGGCGGAACAGCATCGCTGCGACAATTGTCCTCGTGCGTACGCCTGGCGACCACTGTTGGTTCGTCATCGTGCGATCGTTCACGGTGATCTCCGAAACTATCCCTGCGAGAACTGTCCGAAG TCGGACAAACCGCAGGTCTTCACGGACCCGTCGAACCTCCAGCGTCACATCAGGACCCACCACGTGGGCGCGAGAAGTCACGCGTGCACCGAATGCGGAAAGACGTTCGCCACCAGTTCCGGTCTCAAGCAGCACACTCATATTCACAGCAGCGTGAAACCGTTTCAGTGCGAGGTGTGCTTCAAGGCATACACGCAGTTCTCGAACCTATGCCGACACAAACGCATGCACGCTGATTGTCGTATGCAGATCAAATGCGTTAAGTGCGGGCAGTCCTTCAGCACGGTTACCTCGTTATCAAAGCATAAGCGATTCTGCGACTCAACACCACCGACCGGTCCACCTGGCGCCATGCCTCAGTTACCAACCCCAGCGCCGAGTCCTTTTTTGGTGTATCCGAGACCTCCGGTCAGTCTCCCAGGAGGGTTACCTTTCTATCCACCAAGCTTGATGGGACCCTATCCGGGAATCTTCCCGAACGCTCCTAACTTTTTGAACACTCCGCTCTTGTTCCCGCCGAAAGTTGAGGAAGCTGAGAAAAGGAGCGACAGTCCAAAGAAAGAGCGCTTCACCCCGCCGAGAGTACTGCCGCAGCATAGTAAAGTATCTCCATCCACTGCTGAGGAGGCTACGTCCTCGTTCAGACCATCTCCAGCTAGGCCACCTGTCCAGCCAACTCCCGAGAGCGACGACGATCCCTCTAAGAAACGGGAGACCAAcagaaacaacgagaaaaagaCGGATTCTGAACATGCCCCGGCAACCACGAACGAAGAGACGACGGATCAACCTTTAGATCTGAGAGTCCAAACGAAGAAGGAacggaaaaattcaaatatcgcagagagaaagagtcgtAGCCCGTCACCAACGCCAGCGCCGATGGAAGAAGCACCACCTCCTCCAGATCCTCCAAAACCCGAGGAAGAGACGCCCGTGCCAATGGAGGTCGATTCCAAGGATGTGCCCAACAGCCCGCAGCTGAGAACCAGCCTACCCACGGAACAACCACCTACCACCACACCACCGCACATGGCGTATCCCAGACCGATTCACCCGATGTTGCTGGAGGCCATGTATCGCGGACCAACTAGTTCCTTTCCAGGATTTCCAGGTGGACCGCCGCCTCCTGGTAGTGCAACCCCGGAATCCAGACTGCTACCACCGCTACCACCCTTTGGACCACCGCGTGGGCTTCCTTTTTTAGGGACATTTATGAACGGGCTCAGCGGCGCTAGGCCAGGAGGCGGAGGATTCGACCTGCTTGCCAGGCCGCCGTTGGGACCGTTCCCCGGCGTGAAGCCGTTCCAAGAGGCCGTGATCGCGCCCCAtcaccatcatcatcatcatcacgCCCACGGCAAAATGAAAGACCGATATTCCTGCAAGTTCTGCGGGAAGGTGTTCCCCCGATCCGCCAATTTGACCAGACATTTGCGTACGCATACCGGTGAACAGCCTTACAAATGTAAGTATTGCGAGCGATCCTTCAGCATCTCCAGTAATCTTCAGCGGCACGTGAGGAATATTCACGACAAACAGAGACCTTTCAAGTGTCCACTTTGCGAGAGATGCTTTGGCCAACAGACAAATTTAGACAGACACCTGAAGAAACACGAAGCCGACGACGGTAGTGGCGTTGTTTCCGTGGCGGATTCACCGGGAAGCAGCAACGAAAACGAACGAGAGGACACGTACTTCGACGAAATCAGATCGTTCATGGGAAAGGTGACTTATGGTGGCGAGGCTGGCTATGGATTGCCCCCACACCCGGCCTATTTACCTAGTCGACTTCACGAGATGCACGAGTCCAAGATGGAAACGGAATACGACGAAGACGAGGATAGCGAGGAAGGAGTCTCTCCTTTGGATGAAACGGATGGCTTGTCACCCGCAGAGGCTAAAGAATCCACTCCACCACCGCAATACGATTTGAAGCTGAGGGAGAAGCAGGAACTGCTCAACAATAACACGGCCGAGCCTGTTATCGAGATTTCCACATAG